The Methanothrix soehngenii GP6 genome has a window encoding:
- a CDS encoding translation initiation factor IF-5A, producing MKEQVEVRELKEGRYVIIDEEPCIIKSISHSKPGKHGSAKARVDAIGIFDNQKKSIVQPVTTKIYVPTVERKTGQVLSIGDTSVQLMDLGSYATIDVPITEDQKSKIEEGKEVAYLAVMGRTKLDIR from the coding sequence ATGAAGGAGCAGGTTGAGGTCAGAGAGCTGAAAGAAGGAAGGTATGTAATCATAGATGAAGAGCCCTGCATAATCAAGAGCATATCCCATTCCAAGCCCGGCAAGCACGGTTCGGCCAAGGCGAGGGTGGATGCCATTGGCATCTTCGACAACCAGAAGAAATCCATCGTCCAGCCGGTCACCACCAAGATCTACGTGCCAACTGTCGAGCGCAAGACCGGCCAGGTCTTGTCCATCGGCGACACATCGGTGCAGCTAATGGACCTGGGCAGCTATGCTACCATCGATGTTCCCATAACAGAGGACCAGAAATCCAAGATCGAGGAAGGCAAAGAGGTAGCCTACCTAGCGGTGATGGGCAGGACCAAGCTGGACATTCGCTAG
- a CDS encoding class I SAM-dependent methyltransferase: MSSYSAYKGTGFDQLDPFDSSDSNLWRKAEYLGRYLFAADFLRSRSIRLAADVSCGLGYGSIELATASEEVVGIDGSPEMIERAMAGCQEPNIRFNCLNLEEDDLCRHIREGSCGAAVSFETLEHLNDPGRAVDQFSRILMPEGFFICSVPNVISESGDDAGLPKNRSHKQWFNFPSLCRMVERRGMRVIYRLGQSRSRMLYRREQQLFNARRIRRRLSDETVMHSEEMIRWLSYVAAYPSVEDVDGSYSIIIIAQKQGSD, encoded by the coding sequence TTGTCATCCTACTCCGCCTATAAGGGCACGGGTTTTGATCAGCTGGATCCCTTCGATTCCAGCGACAGCAATCTGTGGCGCAAGGCGGAGTATCTGGGCCGATACCTATTTGCCGCCGATTTTCTGCGCAGCCGGAGCATAAGGCTTGCCGCTGATGTATCCTGCGGCCTGGGATACGGATCGATTGAGCTGGCCACCGCCTCCGAGGAGGTAGTGGGCATAGATGGCAGCCCGGAGATGATCGAGCGGGCGATGGCTGGATGCCAAGAGCCCAATATTCGCTTCAATTGCCTGAACCTGGAGGAGGACGATCTCTGCAGGCATATCCGGGAAGGCTCCTGTGGGGCAGCGGTCAGCTTTGAGACCCTGGAGCATCTGAACGATCCGGGCCGGGCGGTGGATCAGTTCTCCAGAATCCTCATGCCGGAGGGCTTTTTCATCTGTTCCGTCCCTAATGTTATATCGGAGTCGGGAGATGACGCCGGCCTGCCAAAGAATAGGTCCCATAAGCAGTGGTTTAACTTTCCCTCGCTCTGCCGGATGGTGGAACGACGCGGCATGAGGGTGATATATCGGCTGGGCCAGTCACGCTCAAGAATGCTCTATCGAAGAGAGCAGCAGCTCTTCAATGCCAGGAGGATCAGGCGGAGGCTGAGCGACGAGACGGTGATGCACTCTGAAGAAATGATCCGCTGGCTGTCTTATGTTGCCGCCTATCCATCTGTGGAGGATGTCGATGGATCCTACTCCATCATCATCATCGCCCAAAAGCAGGGCTCAGATTAA
- a CDS encoding metallophosphoesterase family protein, with translation MSGALRILGLADLHDCTEGIRNLKDLKYDLIAFCGDLHNASSTEGAKPAAMALARLGPPVLIVPGNMDHRDVVPDLWEKAGFIVLHRSSFRHKEYGFLGMGGMIARDPRRLGDPNRYYHRDDEVYSVLEKAYQEVAGTRAKIVIVHQPPRGACDILYNGERSGSSELRRFIENYQPDLVLCGHIHEDRGECHIGSTLVVNVGELRRGYGAVIDLNDEITVKWI, from the coding sequence ATGAGTGGGGCTCTGAGGATTCTGGGTCTGGCGGACCTGCATGACTGCACTGAGGGGATCAGGAATCTAAAGGACCTCAAGTACGACCTGATTGCCTTTTGCGGCGACCTCCATAATGCCAGTTCAACAGAGGGAGCGAAGCCTGCTGCCATGGCCCTCGCCCGCCTTGGTCCGCCAGTGCTGATAGTTCCCGGCAATATGGACCACAGAGATGTCGTCCCTGATCTCTGGGAGAAAGCGGGTTTTATTGTCCTTCACCGATCCTCTTTTCGCCATAAGGAGTACGGATTTCTTGGCATGGGAGGAATGATAGCCCGAGATCCCCGCAGACTTGGCGATCCCAATAGGTACTACCATCGCGATGATGAGGTCTATTCCGTTCTGGAGAAAGCCTACCAGGAGGTGGCTGGTACCCGGGCCAAGATCGTCATCGTTCATCAGCCGCCCCGGGGGGCTTGTGATATTCTTTACAATGGCGAGAGATCCGGCTCCTCTGAACTGCGCCGATTCATAGAGAACTATCAGCCCGATCTGGTCTTATGCGGCCATATTCATGAGGATCGGGGAGAGTGTCATATCGGCTCCACCCTGGTGGTGAACGTAGGAGAGCTGCGTCGGGGCTATGGAGCAGTGATCGATCTGAACGATGAGATAACAGTCAAATGGATCTGA
- a CDS encoding 4Fe-4S binding protein — protein sequence MIVLIVSIGGIFYPKLGYILLLVFATLLIIAPFRGRWFCGNLCPRGSFVDFWLAPLSRRLAIPLFLRSMWIRIPIFIALMGFMIYRLLGTQGVVDRIGMVFVTLCIITTSIAILFGVIIAPRTWCTFCPMGTLQRIMGGSKYQLKLDGDLCIDCKRCQKVCPMQLRVFELQDLPDCIKCGRCVDACPKDALIFH from the coding sequence ATGATCGTGCTGATTGTATCGATTGGCGGGATCTTTTATCCCAAGCTTGGCTACATCCTCCTGCTGGTCTTCGCCACCCTTCTGATCATTGCCCCCTTCAGAGGCAGATGGTTTTGTGGCAACCTCTGCCCCCGGGGCAGCTTCGTTGACTTCTGGCTGGCCCCCCTTAGCCGAAGGCTGGCGATCCCTCTTTTCCTGCGCAGCATGTGGATCAGGATTCCCATCTTCATCGCCCTGATGGGCTTTATGATCTACCGGCTATTAGGAACCCAGGGGGTGGTGGACCGAATCGGAATGGTATTTGTCACCCTATGCATAATCACCACCTCCATTGCCATACTCTTTGGCGTGATCATCGCCCCCCGGACCTGGTGCACATTCTGTCCCATGGGCACATTGCAGAGGATTATGGGAGGCAGCAAATACCAGCTCAAGCTGGACGGGGATTTATGTATTGACTGCAAGAGGTGCCAGAAGGTCTGCCCCATGCAGCTTCGGGTATTTGAGCTGCAGGATTTGCCGGATTGCATAAAGTGCGGCCGCTGCGTAGATGCCTGCCCAAAGGACGCCCTGATCTTTCACTGA